One part of the Chloroflexota bacterium genome encodes these proteins:
- a CDS encoding M55 family metallopeptidase produces the protein MKKIYISADMEGVSGVVNFAQTSSKEKEYERACNLMADEVNAAIEGALAAGVTEVLVNDAHGSMRNILHEKLNPVAQLISGSPKPLSMMQGVDEGCDAAFFIGYHAQAGAMYGVLNHVYSGRVHSVALNGRLVGELGLNAALAGHFGVPVILVTGDESLVEEARSLLGDIETVAVKRAYGMRAARCLAPSRVHNLIKEAARRAVQKGGLPFVVSPPLTLTVSFQQSVHAEMAELIPGSRRLDGRTVEFIHDDMPTLYRAWRAMVGLAALVDE, from the coding sequence ATGAAAAAGATTTACATATCGGCTGACATGGAAGGCGTGTCAGGTGTTGTGAATTTTGCTCAGACCAGTAGCAAGGAAAAGGAATATGAGCGTGCCTGCAACTTGATGGCCGATGAAGTCAATGCGGCTATCGAGGGAGCTCTGGCGGCAGGAGTGACTGAGGTCTTGGTCAACGACGCGCATGGGTCAATGCGCAATATCTTGCACGAGAAACTGAATCCAGTTGCCCAATTGATCAGTGGCTCGCCCAAGCCACTCTCAATGATGCAAGGAGTGGATGAAGGTTGCGACGCTGCTTTCTTCATTGGCTACCACGCCCAGGCAGGTGCCATGTATGGGGTGTTAAACCACGTGTACAGTGGGCGAGTGCACAGTGTGGCGCTGAATGGCAGGCTAGTTGGGGAGCTTGGGCTTAATGCTGCTTTAGCAGGCCATTTTGGCGTCCCTGTAATCCTGGTAACTGGTGACGAGTCACTGGTTGAAGAAGCACGCTCGCTTTTGGGGGACATTGAGACGGTAGCGGTCAAGCGTGCCTACGGAATGCGCGCTGCACGCTGCTTGGCTCCGAGCAGGGTACATAACTTGATTAAGGAAGCGGCGAGGCGGGCAGTGCAAAAAGGCGGCCTTCCCTTTGTCGTCTCGCCCCCGCTTACCCTGACCGTGAGTTTTCAGCAGAGCGTTCATGCTGAAATGGCAGAGCTGATACCTGGCAGCCGTCGCTTGGATGGCCGTACTGTTGAGTTTATACATGATGACATGCCTACGCTCTACCGTGCTTGGCGAGCTATGGTAGGACTAGCCGCCTTGGTTGATGAGTAA
- a CDS encoding pyrimidine 5'-nucleotidase, with protein sequence MRELRLQYALFDLDDTLYPKRIGVMEMVSQRINEYMATRLGMDDALINSLRPRYWREYGSTMRGLVVEFQIDPEDYLVYVHDFSVEEFLAPNEELNRVLACLPWRKVIFTNSPKEHAQQVLKALGVAHHFERIFDIKDSGYIGKPHLSTYQSLLDALGVRAEECIVFDDSLPNLRVASELGMVTVFVGSAQEVNGVDWAITRIEESLAVARQIMLRETEVA encoded by the coding sequence GTGAGAGAGCTCAGGTTGCAATACGCACTATTTGACCTGGATGACACTCTATATCCCAAGAGGATAGGAGTGATGGAGATGGTGAGCCAACGCATCAACGAATACATGGCTACACGCCTGGGCATGGATGATGCGCTAATCAACAGTCTTCGGCCGCGCTACTGGCGCGAATACGGCTCGACAATGCGCGGCCTCGTAGTAGAATTTCAGATCGATCCAGAAGATTATCTCGTCTATGTCCATGATTTCTCAGTAGAGGAATTTCTGGCACCAAACGAGGAGTTGAATCGAGTACTAGCCTGTTTGCCATGGCGCAAGGTGATCTTCACCAATTCGCCCAAGGAGCACGCACAGCAAGTTTTGAAAGCCTTGGGAGTAGCGCATCATTTTGAGCGCATATTTGACATCAAAGATAGCGGGTATATTGGCAAGCCGCATCTTTCCACCTATCAAAGCCTGCTCGATGCGCTTGGAGTCCGGGCTGAGGAATGCATTGTGTTCGATGATTCCTTGCCCAATCTACGCGTAGCGTCAGAGTTGGGTATGGTTACCGTGTTTGTGGGATCTGCACAGGAGGTGAATGGTGTGGATTGGGCCATAACCCGTATTGAGGAGAGCCTCGCCGTGGCCCGCCAGATCATGCTGCGGGAGACGGAAGTAGCATAG
- a CDS encoding electron transfer flavoprotein subunit alpha encodes MELKVDLEKCTGCGNCVFACPFGAIEVVNGKAKVYESCVDCGACVDQCPEGALFIGVRVAGEVRVQEYRNVWVFAEQREGVLTKVAHQLMGKARELADTLGAKAEAVLLGYNVEHLAQELIADGADTVYLADDPLLEHYRTDAYAKVLADLIQSKKPEIVLFGATTVGRDLAPRISQRIYTGLTADCTGLDIDESERLLLQTRPAFGGNIMATIVCPRHRPQMATVRPGVMRAPQPDPSRQGEIERFPVNIGEEDLNINILRVVKEARRRVNLEDAKIIVSGGRGLGGPEGFKLIEELAEALGGEVGASRAAVDAGWIDHDHQVGQTGKTVHPDLYIACGISGAIQHQAGMKESKFIVAINKDPAAPIFQIADVGIVGDLYKVIPEIIKQLKAVGAGSKI; translated from the coding sequence ATGGAGTTAAAAGTAGATCTAGAAAAGTGTACAGGGTGCGGTAACTGCGTCTTTGCCTGTCCCTTTGGGGCGATAGAAGTGGTAAACGGGAAAGCCAAGGTCTACGAGAGTTGTGTGGATTGTGGTGCGTGCGTGGACCAGTGCCCCGAAGGAGCGCTGTTCATCGGCGTACGAGTAGCTGGCGAGGTTAGGGTTCAAGAATATCGCAACGTGTGGGTATTTGCCGAGCAGCGGGAAGGCGTGCTGACCAAAGTAGCGCACCAGTTGATGGGCAAGGCGCGTGAGTTAGCAGATACGCTGGGGGCTAAAGCGGAAGCGGTTCTGCTTGGCTATAACGTGGAGCATCTGGCACAGGAACTCATAGCCGATGGTGCGGACACAGTCTATCTAGCTGACGACCCTCTGTTGGAGCACTATCGTACGGATGCCTATGCCAAGGTGCTGGCGGATTTGATCCAGAGCAAGAAGCCTGAGATCGTGCTCTTCGGTGCGACGACGGTTGGCCGGGATCTAGCACCGCGTATCTCACAGCGCATTTACACTGGTTTGACCGCTGATTGCACGGGGCTGGATATTGACGAAAGCGAGCGTCTCCTCCTGCAGACTCGCCCTGCTTTCGGTGGCAATATCATGGCGACCATTGTTTGTCCACGCCATAGGCCCCAGATGGCCACTGTGCGTCCGGGCGTTATGCGTGCGCCACAGCCTGATCCATCGCGACAGGGTGAGATCGAGCGTTTCCCAGTGAACATCGGCGAGGAAGATTTAAACATCAACATCCTGCGGGTGGTTAAGGAGGCACGACGCCGCGTCAACCTGGAGGACGCCAAGATCATCGTGTCCGGTGGACGTGGTTTGGGAGGTCCTGAAGGTTTCAAACTCATCGAGGAGTTGGCTGAAGCTCTAGGCGGAGAGGTCGGTGCTTCACGCGCTGCCGTAGATGCTGGCTGGATTGACCACGATCATCAGGTGGGACAGACAGGGAAAACCGTACACCCTGATCTCTATATAGCTTGTGGTATCTCCGGAGCAATACAGCACCAGGCGGGGATGAAGGAGTCCAAGTTTATTGTCGCCATCAACAAGGACCCCGCCGCCCCAATTTTCCAGATCGCTGACGTGGGCATTGTGGGCGATCTGTACAAGGTGATCCCAGAAATCATCAAGCAACTGAAAGCCGTGGGAGCTGGAAGCAAGATATAG
- a CDS encoding PLP-dependent aminotransferase family protein: MTDSVVNWDGKWTTDWEGALAKRTERMTSSIIRETLKLMSTPGIISLGGGMPAPELFPIREFQEACRYILEHEGAQALQYSVTEGYPPLKRYLVAKMQKYGVPAEEENILIVNGSQQALDLIGKVFLNPGDTILTDRPTYLGAIQAWSSYEARFVTVPLDDDGTQVDLIEDILKRERVKFIYSLPNFHNPAGVTLSLERRHRLVELAARHGVFIVEDDPYGELRFEGEDLTPIIVLHKENTIYLSTFSKTLAPGIRLGWIVAPARVLGRLVQAKQAADLHTSIFDQMIANDICQRGFLRQHVKNIRNLYRERCAVMLSAMEKYFPPGVRWTRPQGGLFLWVMLPEGTNSMELLKAALEEKVAFIPGTAFYPDGVSGQNTLRLTFSTASPEMIEEGIKRLGKAIERQLALCAKA, translated from the coding sequence ATGACTGACAGCGTTGTCAATTGGGATGGCAAATGGACTACAGATTGGGAAGGAGCCCTTGCTAAACGCACGGAGCGCATGACCAGTTCCATCATCCGTGAGACGTTGAAACTGATGTCCACACCGGGGATCATTTCCCTTGGAGGAGGCATGCCGGCGCCAGAGTTGTTCCCCATCCGGGAATTTCAGGAGGCCTGTCGTTATATCCTCGAACACGAAGGGGCACAGGCCTTGCAGTACAGCGTGACGGAGGGGTATCCTCCCCTGAAGAGGTATCTGGTAGCCAAGATGCAGAAGTATGGCGTCCCTGCTGAAGAAGAGAACATTTTGATCGTGAATGGCTCACAGCAGGCCCTTGATCTGATTGGCAAGGTCTTTCTCAATCCGGGCGATACGATTCTCACGGACCGTCCCACCTATCTAGGGGCAATCCAAGCCTGGAGCTCATATGAGGCGCGTTTCGTAACCGTTCCATTGGATGATGACGGGACGCAGGTTGATCTGATAGAAGACATACTGAAACGGGAGCGAGTCAAATTTATTTATTCGCTGCCTAATTTCCACAACCCGGCTGGCGTGACGCTCTCTTTGGAGCGTCGGCACAGACTAGTGGAACTGGCTGCGCGGCATGGCGTGTTCATCGTTGAGGACGACCCTTATGGCGAATTGCGTTTCGAGGGGGAGGATCTCACCCCCATCATCGTCCTGCACAAGGAAAACACTATCTATTTGAGCACTTTTTCCAAGACCCTCGCGCCAGGCATCCGTCTAGGATGGATTGTGGCCCCAGCTAGAGTACTGGGCAGGCTGGTGCAGGCCAAGCAGGCAGCCGACTTGCACACCAGCATTTTTGACCAGATGATCGCCAATGACATCTGCCAACGGGGCTTCTTGCGACAGCATGTCAAAAACATCCGGAATCTGTACAGAGAACGCTGTGCGGTTATGCTTTCCGCTATGGAGAAGTATTTCCCGCCTGGTGTGCGTTGGACTCGGCCTCAAGGGGGTCTTTTCCTGTGGGTGATGCTGCCTGAAGGCACGAATTCGATGGAGTTATTAAAGGCTGCACTGGAGGAGAAGGTTGCTTTTATACCAGGCACTGCTTTCTATCCGGATGGAGTGAGCGGGCAAAACACACTGCGCTTGACCTTTTCAACCGCTAGCCCAGAGATGATTGAGGAGGGTATTAAGAGGTTAGGGAAAGCAATTGAGAGACAACTTGCCCTATGTGCGAAGGCATAA